In one Pseudomonas fitomaticsae genomic region, the following are encoded:
- a CDS encoding ammonium transporter, with protein MTLRKFAGLGALLSIVMPGLAMAADEVAAPVLNSGDTAWMLTSTALVLFMTIPGLALFYGGMVRSKNILSVMMQCFAITGLISVLWVIYGYSIAFDTTGMEQGVVNFNSFVGGFGKAFLAGVTPASLTGPAALFPEAVFITFQMTFAIITPALIVGAFAERMKFSAMLIFMGIWFTLVYAPIAHMVWSGNGGLMWDWGVLDFAGGTVVHINAGVAGLIACLVLGKRKGFPTTPMAPHNLGYTLMGAAMLWIGWFGFNAGSAAAANGTAGMAMLVTQIATAAAALGWMFAEWITHGKPSALGIASGVVAGLVAITPAAGTVGPMGALVIGLSAGVVCFFCATTLKRKLGYDDSLDAFGVHGIGGILGAILTGVFAAPSLGGFGTVTDIAAQVWIQCKGVGFTVIYTAIVTFIILKVLDAVMGLRVTEEEESVGLDLAQHNERGYNL; from the coding sequence GCCATGGCGGCAGACGAAGTGGCAGCTCCAGTCCTGAACTCCGGCGACACCGCCTGGATGCTCACCTCCACAGCCCTCGTGCTGTTCATGACCATTCCCGGCCTCGCGCTGTTCTACGGCGGCATGGTCCGGTCGAAAAACATTCTTTCCGTGATGATGCAGTGCTTCGCCATTACCGGTCTGATCAGCGTCCTGTGGGTCATTTATGGCTACAGCATCGCGTTCGACACCACCGGCATGGAGCAGGGCGTCGTCAACTTCAACTCGTTCGTGGGCGGCTTCGGCAAGGCGTTCCTGGCCGGTGTCACCCCGGCGAGTCTGACCGGCCCGGCGGCGCTGTTCCCCGAGGCGGTCTTCATCACCTTCCAGATGACCTTCGCGATCATCACCCCGGCGCTGATCGTCGGTGCGTTCGCCGAGCGGATGAAGTTCTCCGCGATGCTGATCTTCATGGGCATCTGGTTCACCCTGGTTTATGCACCGATCGCGCACATGGTCTGGTCCGGCAACGGCGGCCTGATGTGGGACTGGGGCGTACTCGACTTCGCCGGTGGCACCGTCGTGCACATCAACGCCGGTGTGGCCGGTCTGATTGCCTGCCTGGTACTGGGTAAACGCAAAGGCTTCCCGACCACGCCGATGGCGCCACACAATCTGGGTTACACCCTGATGGGCGCGGCGATGCTCTGGATTGGCTGGTTCGGCTTCAACGCCGGTTCCGCTGCGGCCGCCAACGGCACCGCCGGCATGGCGATGCTGGTGACCCAGATCGCGACCGCTGCTGCTGCGCTGGGCTGGATGTTCGCCGAGTGGATCACCCACGGCAAACCAAGCGCACTGGGTATCGCATCCGGCGTGGTTGCAGGTCTGGTCGCGATCACTCCGGCCGCCGGCACCGTGGGCCCGATGGGCGCTCTGGTGATCGGACTGTCGGCGGGCGTGGTGTGCTTCTTCTGCGCCACCACCCTGAAACGCAAACTCGGTTATGACGACTCCCTGGATGCCTTCGGCGTGCACGGTATCGGTGGTATCCTCGGCGCGATCCTGACCGGTGTGTTCGCTGCACCGTCGCTGGGTGGCTTCGGCACCGTCACCGACATCGCCGCACAAGTCTGGATTCAGTGCAAAGGCGTCGGCTTCACCGTGATCTACACCGCTATCGTCACCTTCATCATCCTCAAGGTGCTGGATGCCGTGATGGGTCTGCGCGTGACCGAGGAAGAAGAGTCGGTCGGCCTGGATCTGGCACAACACAACGAGCGCGGCTACAACCTGTAA